One window from the genome of Elephas maximus indicus isolate mEleMax1 chromosome 8, mEleMax1 primary haplotype, whole genome shotgun sequence encodes:
- the EVX1 gene encoding homeobox even-skipped homolog protein 1 encodes MESRKDMVMFLDGGQLGTLVGKRVSNLSEAVGSPLPEPPEKMVPRSCLSPRAGPPAARERGGGGPEEESVDGLGGSAAGPGAEPRAAGAAVLGPGPPAPSADSLSGQGQPSSSDTESDFYEEIEVSCTPDCATGNAEYQHSKGSGSDALAGSPNRSGEASKSNGGGGGGGGGGGSQGTLSCSASDQMRRYRTAFTREQIARLEKEFYRENYVSRPRRCELAAALNLPETTIKVWFQNRRMKDKRQRLAMTWPHPADPAFYTYMMSHAAAAGGLPYPFPSHLPLSYYSPVGLGAASAASAAASPFSGPLRPLDTFRVLSQPYPRPELLCAFRHPPLYPGPAHGLGASAGGPCSCLACHSGPANGLAPRASAAAASDFTCASTSRSDSFLTFAPSVLSKASSVALDQREEVPLTR; translated from the exons ATGGAGAGCCGAAAGGACATGGTTATGTTTCTGGATGGGGGTCAGCTTGGCACCCTGGTTGGCAAGAGGGTCTCCAATTTGTCCGAAGCCGTGGGCAGCCCTTTGCCCGAGCCGCCCGAGAAGATGGTACCCCGTAGTTGCCTGAGCCCGCGGGCCGGCCCTCCCGCCGCCCGGGAGCGCGGCGGGGGAGGCCCGGAGGAGGAGTCGGTCGACGGATTAGGTGGTAGCGCGGCAGGCCCGGGCGCCGAACCGCGAGCAGCCGGGGCGGCCGTCCTCGGCCCGGGTCCCCCGGCCCCTTCTGCAGACAGCCTGTCCGGCCAGGGGCAACCCAGCAGCTCGGATACAGAGTCGGATTTCTATGAAGAAATCGAGGTGAGCTGCACCCCGGACTGCGCCACCGGGAACGCCGAGTACCAGCACAGCAAAG GGTCCGGCTCAGACGCACTGGCCGGCAGTCCGAACCGCAGCGGCGAGGCCTCCAAGAGtaacggcggcggcggcggcggcggcggaggggGTGGCTCGCAGGGCACCCTGTCCTGCAGCGCCAGTGACCAGATGCGCCGTTACCGCACCGCCTTCACCAGGGAGCAGATCGCGCGGCTGGAAAAGGAATTCTACCGGGAGAACTACGTATCGAGGCCGCGGAGATGCGAACTGGCAGCCGCCCTAAACCTGCCGGAAACCACTATCAAG GTGTGGTTCCAGAATCGGCGCATGAAGGACAAGCGGCAGCGGCTGGCCATGACGTGGCCGCACCCGGCCGACCCCGCCTTCTACACGTACATGATGAGCCACGCGGCGGCCGCGGGAGGCCTGCCCTACCCCTTCCCGTCGCACCTGCCGCTGTCCTACTACTCGCCCGTGGGCCTGGGCGCCGCGTCCGCCGCCTCTGCTGCCGCCTCACCCTTCAGCGGCCCGCTGCGCCCGCTCGACACGTTCCGCGTGCTCTCGCAGCCCTACCCGCGGCCAGAACTGCTGTGCGCTTTCCGCCACCCGCCGCTGTACCCGGGCCCGGCGCACGGACTGGGCGCCTCGGCCGGCGGCCCGTGCTCGTGCCTCGCCTGCCACAGCGGCCCGGCCAACGGACTGGCGCCCCGGGCCAGCGCCGCCGCCGCCTCGGACTTCACCTGTGCCTCCACCTCCCGCTCGGACTCCTTCCTCACCTTCGCTCCCTCCGTGCTCAGCAAGGCCTCCTCGGTCGCACTGGACCAGAGGGAGGAAGTGCCCCTCACCAGATAA